The proteins below are encoded in one region of Triticum aestivum cultivar Chinese Spring chromosome 1B, IWGSC CS RefSeq v2.1, whole genome shotgun sequence:
- the LOC123149151 gene encoding AAA-ATPase At3g50940-like, with protein sequence MAPSYDKTIATAASLAASLMLVRSLANELLPSEVRDALSSALASLRSRMTWQHTIVIKETEGWCRNCVYDAVEAYLATRINANLNMQRLRVSSAGASEKMVVGMEAGEEMPDVYQGAEFKWCMVTREVKGDSDSVGDGAHEVRSYEVSFHKRHKEKALKEYLPFIVAAAKAIEDQERSLDIYMNEHGNEWSSIVLQHPSTFHTLAMDMKQKRAIVDDLDRFTKRKDYYRRIGKAWKRGYLLYGPPGTGKSSLIAAIANHLRFDIYDLELTGVDSNSDLRRLLVGMTNRSILVVEDIDCTIELKQREEDDEEHSKSNSAAKKKAEDKVTLSGLLNFVDGLWSTSGEERIIIFTTNYKERLDPALLRPGRMDMHIHMGYCTMEAFRILANNYHSVDYHATYPDIEELIEEVSVTPAEVAEVLMRNDDTDVALHDLVELLKLKKKDATDDIKIEGTHVDGKKDSDEIKTGSVQVEEKKDDEEVVVKNVFIENRSG encoded by the coding sequence ATGGCGCCGTCCTACGACAAGACCATCGCCACGGCGGCCTCCCTCGCGGCGTCCCTGATGCTGGTCCGCAGCCTCGCGAACGAGCTGCTGCCGTCCGAGGTGCGCGACGCGCTGTCCTCGGCCCTCGCCAGCCTCCGCTCGCGCATGACGTGGCAGCACACCATCGTCATCAAGGAGACCGAGGGCTGGTGCCGAAATTGTGTCTACGATGCCGTCGAGGCCTACCTTGCCACGCGCATCAACGCCAACCTCAACATGCAGCGCCTGCGCGTCAGCAGCGCCGGCGCATCTGAGAAGATGGTCGTCGGCATGGAGGCAGGCGAGGAGATGCCGGATGTGTATCAAGGAGCGGAGTTCAAATGGTGCATGGTCACTCGCGAGGTCAAGGGCGACTCGGACAGCGTTGGCGACGGCGCCCATGAGGTCAGGTCCTATGAGGTAAGCTTCCACAAGAGGCACAAGGAGAAGGCGCTCAAGGAGTACCTGCCCTTCATCGTCGCCGCCGCCAAGGCCATTGAGGACCAGGAGCGGAGCCTCGACATCTACATGAACGAGCACGGCAACGAGTGGTCCTCCATCGTTCTCCAGCACCCCTCCACCTTCCACACGCTCGCCATGGACATGAAGCAGAAGCGGGCCATTGTTGATGACCTCGACAGGTTCACCAAGAGGAAGGACTACTACAGGAGGATCGGCAAGGCGTGGAAGCGCGGGTACCTCCTATATGGCCCTCCAGGTACCGGCAAGTCCAGCCTCATCGCCGCCATCGCCAACCACCTCAGGTTCGACATTTACGACCTCGAGCTCACCGGGGTTGATTCCAACTCCGACCTCAGGAGGCTTCTTGTCGGGATGACCAACCGGTCCATTCTCGTGGTCGAGGACATCGACTGCACCATCGAACTCAAGCAGCGGGAGGAAGACGACGAGGAGCACTCCAAGTCCAACTCTGCAGCAAAGAAGAAGGCAGAAGACAAGGTAACATTGTCTGGGCTGCTCAATTTTGTTGATGGCTTGTGGTCGACGAGCGGGGAGGAAAGGATCATCATCTTCACAACCAACTACAAGGAACGTCTCGACCCGGCACTCCTGCGGCCTGGCAGGATGGACATGCACATACACATGGGGTACTGCACCATGGAGGCCTTCCGGATCCTTGCCAACAACTACCATTCCGTCGACTACCATGCCACCTATCCAGATATAGAGGAGCTGATCGAGGAGGTGTCGGTGACGCCTGCAGAGGTCGCCGAGGTCCTCATGAGGAACGACGACACTGACGTTGCCCTCCATGATCTTGTCGAGCtcctaaagttgaagaagaaagatgCCACTGATGACATCAAGATTGAGGGTACGCACGTGGATGGGAAGAAAGATAGTGATGAGATCAAGACTGGAAGTGTGCAGGTGGAGGAGAAGAAAGATGACGAAGAGGTGGTGGTGAAGAATGTTTTCATAGAAAACAGAAGCGGTTAG